The following coding sequences are from one Bacillaceae bacterium S4-13-56 window:
- a CDS encoding NADPH-dependent FMN reductase, translated as MKIVGISGSIVGSKTRTAMNYLSKEISEKYPEAEYTIIDLAEYNVRFSDGRNYLDYEGDTAFVTKQIMEADAIVIGTPIFQASIPGTLKNIFDLLPVNAFRDKVVSVLVTAGSSKHYLVVEQQLKPIMAYMKAQIVQTYVFIEEKDFQQKEIINDDVIFRINRLVEDTVVLTETYTSIRKAKEAEYDF; from the coding sequence ATGAAAATTGTTGGAATATCTGGTTCAATTGTCGGTTCTAAAACAAGAACAGCAATGAATTATCTTTCTAAAGAAATATCAGAGAAGTATCCAGAAGCCGAATATACAATCATTGATTTAGCGGAATATAATGTTCGGTTTAGTGATGGGCGAAATTACTTGGATTATGAAGGAGATACCGCATTTGTAACAAAACAGATTATGGAAGCAGATGCTATTGTGATTGGAACCCCTATTTTTCAGGCTTCTATTCCTGGTACATTAAAGAACATTTTCGATTTATTACCTGTAAATGCATTTCGTGATAAAGTAGTAAGCGTTCTTGTAACAGCAGGTTCATCTAAGCATTATTTGGTGGTAGAACAACAACTAAAACCGATTATGGCGTATATGAAAGCACAAATTGTTCAGACATACGTATTTATCGAGGAAAAAGATTTTCAACAAAAAGAAATTATTAATGATGATGTGATATTCCGCATCAATCGTTTGGTGGAAGATACAGTAGTATTGACCGAAACATATACCAGCATTCGTAAAGCTAAAGAAGCGGAATACGATTTTTAA
- a CDS encoding alpha/beta hydrolase has protein sequence MVLNQQYIDVCNVKIYCEYSINEKPPLFLIHGLASSVYTFNLLIPLLKERFTIIAIDLPGFGRSEKSSSFVYSFKNFAKIVLGCIDYFRLKDVSIVGHSMGGQIALNAAKMSPEKIKNLVLLSSSGYLKRANTILRWCTYLPFFNYFVKRKVKSKDVREYLQNVFYKQSFITENYIEEYGKPLKEDGFYVSLTRLLRHREGDLSREELKTISLPTLLLWGEEDQVTPVKIGYQLVKDLPNAKLVTFEKTGHLITEERSNEVYKQILAHALK, from the coding sequence ATGGTGTTGAATCAACAGTATATAGATGTTTGTAATGTAAAAATTTATTGTGAATATTCAATAAATGAAAAACCCCCTCTTTTTTTAATTCATGGCTTAGCTTCTTCAGTTTATACCTTTAATCTTCTTATCCCTTTATTAAAGGAACGATTTACTATAATTGCGATTGACTTACCCGGATTTGGTAGGAGTGAAAAATCATCTTCCTTTGTGTATTCCTTTAAAAATTTTGCCAAGATTGTTTTAGGTTGTATTGACTATTTTCGTTTAAAAGATGTGAGTATTGTTGGACATTCGATGGGTGGTCAAATTGCATTAAATGCGGCGAAAATGAGTCCTGAAAAAATAAAGAATTTAGTATTACTATCTAGTTCTGGATATTTAAAGAGAGCAAACACAATATTAAGGTGGTGCACGTACCTTCCTTTTTTTAATTATTTCGTAAAACGAAAGGTGAAAAGTAAAGACGTTAGGGAGTATCTACAAAATGTTTTTTATAAACAATCTTTCATTACGGAAAATTATATTGAGGAATATGGAAAACCCTTAAAGGAAGATGGTTTTTATGTTTCTCTTACAAGATTGTTAAGACACCGAGAAGGAGACTTATCAAGGGAAGAATTAAAAACTATTTCTCTCCCTACACTATTGCTTTGGGGAGAAGAAGACCAAGTCACACCAGTGAAAATTGGTTATCAATTAGTGAAAGACTTGCCAAATGCAAAGCTTGTCACATTTGAAAAGACGGGTCATTTAATTACAGAAGAGCGTTCAAATGAGGTGTATAAACAAATTTTAGCCCACGCCTTGAAGTGA
- a CDS encoding phosphatase PAP2 family protein: MKGVKGLYHYDCFVFLYLNQYFDYRFIKWYFSKITHLGGAVVTITGSLLLILLGDTTLRICGLASALALTVSHIPVHILKKIYPRHRPYIVVLNTKVIEKPLKDYSFPSGHTTAIFSVIIPLIMYTNFDILLFILAFSVGLSRIVLGLHYPSDVLVGSILGMLTGIISVFIVNFFI, encoded by the coding sequence TTGAAAGGAGTAAAAGGATTATATCATTATGATTGCTTTGTATTTTTATACTTGAACCAATACTTTGACTATCGTTTCATTAAGTGGTATTTCTCCAAGATCACCCACCTAGGAGGAGCTGTAGTAACCATTACAGGGTCCTTGCTTCTTATATTGTTGGGAGACACCACACTTCGAATATGTGGGTTAGCATCTGCTCTTGCACTTACGGTAAGTCATATACCCGTGCATATTCTAAAAAAGATCTACCCAAGACATAGACCCTATATCGTAGTTCTTAACACCAAAGTTATCGAGAAGCCTCTAAAAGACTATTCCTTTCCTTCTGGTCATACAACAGCTATTTTTTCAGTCATTATTCCTCTTATCATGTACACGAATTTTGATATTTTATTATTTATTTTAGCATTTTCTGTAGGTCTTTCCCGAATTGTATTAGGGCTTCATTATCCAAGTGATGTTTTAGTTGGCTCCATTTTAGGAATGTTAACCGGTATTATTTCTGTTTTTATCGTTAACTTTTTCATCTGA
- a CDS encoding glycosyltransferase family 1 protein has translation MRIAIFTDTYKPQVNGVSMTLQRFANYLERRNFEYQLFVPEAKEDDLYSSQIHRFTSMPFLFYPECRFTFPNFYQIKKELKQFNPDLIHIATPFNIGLSGLYYGSKLKIPIVGSYHTHFNRYLDYYNLQLMSNVIWKYMRWFHQPFLKTFVPSHETKRELLQHGFNNIGIWSRGVDCEKFKPDYTTEALREKHGIKEKFILTYVGRLAPEKDLDILMKVAHQLTPEIKKHIHWLIVGDGPMKEKLELEATDNMTFTGYLKGKELAQTYAGSTLFVFPSTTETFGNVVLESLASGTPAICAKSGGVQEIVTDQKTGLLCRPRNIEDFRIAISKLIENEALVQQMSYEARNFALSRSWDDIFDDLVAQYEEVLLDDQQIISYA, from the coding sequence ATGAGGATTGCTATTTTTACAGATACTTATAAACCACAAGTAAATGGTGTTTCGATGACGCTACAACGGTTTGCAAATTATCTAGAGAGAAGAAATTTCGAATACCAATTGTTTGTTCCAGAGGCAAAAGAGGATGATTTGTATAGTAGTCAAATTCATCGTTTTACGAGTATGCCATTTTTATTTTATCCTGAATGTCGTTTTACTTTCCCAAATTTTTATCAAATTAAAAAGGAATTAAAACAATTCAACCCAGATTTAATTCATATTGCTACTCCTTTTAATATAGGTCTTAGCGGACTTTATTATGGATCGAAGTTAAAAATTCCTATTGTGGGTTCCTACCATACACATTTCAATCGCTATTTAGACTATTACAATTTGCAATTAATGTCCAATGTGATTTGGAAATACATGCGATGGTTTCACCAACCTTTTTTAAAAACGTTTGTCCCTTCCCACGAAACAAAAAGAGAATTACTTCAACATGGGTTTAACAATATAGGTATATGGAGTAGAGGAGTGGACTGTGAGAAGTTTAAGCCGGATTATACGACAGAGGCATTACGTGAAAAACACGGTATAAAAGAAAAATTTATTCTTACGTATGTCGGTAGGTTAGCCCCTGAGAAAGATTTGGATATTTTAATGAAGGTTGCTCATCAACTAACACCTGAGATTAAGAAACATATTCATTGGCTCATTGTTGGAGATGGACCGATGAAAGAAAAATTGGAATTAGAAGCTACAGACAATATGACCTTTACAGGGTATTTGAAGGGTAAAGAATTAGCACAAACATATGCTGGATCCACCTTATTCGTCTTTCCTTCAACAACCGAAACATTTGGAAATGTGGTATTAGAATCATTAGCGAGTGGTACACCGGCTATATGTGCTAAATCAGGAGGAGTCCAAGAGATCGTAACAGATCAAAAGACGGGTTTACTCTGCAGGCCAAGAAATATAGAAGACTTTAGAATAGCAATTTCCAAATTAATAGAAAATGAAGCTCTAGTTCAGCAAATGAGTTATGAAGCCCGAAATTTTGCGTTAAGCAGGTCCTGGGATGATATTTTTGATGATTTGGTCGCTCAGTATGAAGAAGTATTGTTAGATGATCAACAAATTATCTCTTATGCCTAA
- a CDS encoding glycosyltransferase, producing the protein MLSSPKVLILTGSYGNGHLQVTRTLSETFKRKGINNIVVSDLFLEAHPTLTSITKSFYIMSYTYGQRLYGLFYYGGNKQSILSKTAFIHKLGMQKLEEIVENEKPDIIVNTFPMLVVPEFRKKKGVTIPIFNILTDFCAHKNWIHEEIDRYYVATEELKQDIMNSNVPLSNIRVTGIPIQPQFEEDLEKQEILHKYDLKKDSEVILIIAGAFGVLKDMEEIVAKLSKEHRYQVVVVCGKNEKLRKKLTNRFLNTPRIKILGYSNHLYELMSVASIMVTKPGGITLSEALAIKTPLVLYRSVPGQELENACYFERKGAAFLVNDPTALIEKITQITRDSHLQNEMKLNMKKIHNPNAASVICTDILQFLEKNPGDHLLEGGSLEYDSISEWG; encoded by the coding sequence ATGTTATCAAGCCCAAAGGTACTAATACTTACTGGGAGTTATGGAAATGGGCACTTGCAAGTCACTAGAACACTTTCAGAAACTTTTAAAAGGAAAGGCATTAATAATATTGTTGTATCTGATTTATTTTTAGAAGCTCATCCAACTCTCACCAGTATTACAAAGTCTTTTTATATAATGAGCTATACGTACGGTCAAAGACTTTACGGATTATTTTATTATGGTGGAAACAAACAAAGTATCCTTTCCAAAACGGCATTCATTCATAAATTAGGTATGCAAAAGCTAGAAGAGATTGTAGAAAATGAAAAACCGGATATAATTGTTAATACATTTCCAATGCTCGTTGTGCCAGAATTTCGGAAAAAGAAAGGTGTAACCATCCCGATATTCAATATATTGACTGATTTTTGTGCGCATAAAAACTGGATTCATGAAGAAATTGATCGATATTATGTAGCAACTGAAGAATTAAAACAGGATATAATGAACAGTAATGTGCCACTATCAAATATCAGGGTTACAGGCATCCCCATTCAACCCCAATTTGAAGAGGATCTAGAAAAACAGGAGATTCTTCATAAATATGATCTGAAAAAAGATAGTGAAGTTATTCTAATTATCGCTGGAGCTTTTGGTGTACTAAAAGATATGGAAGAGATTGTTGCTAAACTTTCAAAAGAACATCGGTATCAGGTTGTGGTGGTGTGTGGTAAAAATGAAAAATTAAGAAAAAAATTAACAAATCGATTTTTGAACACTCCAAGAATAAAAATTTTGGGCTACTCCAATCATTTATATGAATTAATGAGTGTGGCTTCTATAATGGTGACAAAACCAGGCGGTATCACGTTGAGTGAAGCATTAGCTATAAAAACTCCTTTAGTTTTATATCGGTCAGTACCGGGACAGGAGCTTGAAAATGCATGTTATTTTGAAAGAAAAGGTGCCGCTTTCCTTGTGAATGATCCAACTGCTTTGATTGAAAAGATTACTCAAATAACGAGAGACTCACATTTACAAAATGAAATGAAACTAAATATGAAAAAAATTCATAATCCTAACGCAGCAAGTGTTATTTGTACTGATATCCTCCAATTTTTAGAAAAAAATCCAGGTGACCATTTGTTAGAAGGAGGGTCTCTGGAATATGATTCTATTAGTGAGTGGGGATAG
- a CDS encoding MFS transporter codes for MILLVSGDREKSLVFLIISLAFIEFIRGALIISYLPTLAATDVRIPVTIVGLAITFHFISDATTNLFIGYIMKRVGTSLVVHMSFLISIIAITMVVFMKGYWFIILGSLLLGIGICPIWLVVLAKVKENDRGKKMGIVYFGWLLGLGSGVIFMNYILQYNYGLTYWLMPFIILIAWLFYIFSNHGNNVKHRNTIKRQYFVTLKLLKNSKIVFPGIIMQSVAMGMLIPILPSFMLKELDLTQSQYSLLMLIGGGIAILAIVPMGKVVDKTNKKLSFIIGLSILGVLLHLLTLKPDFFYVIVAVALIGLFYALLLPSWNSFLAEHIPTTIKEGGWGVFSSVQGIGVMVGPALGSLFAFQDKSSTTLTASAILLILSAALYCIYFLHRAWSQSPALLKR; via the coding sequence ATGATTCTATTAGTGAGTGGGGATAGAGAGAAAAGTTTAGTTTTTTTAATTATTTCACTGGCATTTATTGAATTTATTCGTGGTGCACTTATTATAAGTTATTTGCCAACATTAGCTGCAACAGATGTAAGGATTCCCGTCACAATTGTTGGTCTGGCTATCACTTTTCACTTTATTAGCGATGCAACAACCAACTTGTTTATTGGTTATATTATGAAACGTGTTGGGACATCTCTCGTTGTACATATGAGTTTTTTAATATCTATTATTGCTATAACTATGGTAGTTTTTATGAAAGGATATTGGTTCATCATCCTAGGTTCTCTCCTTTTAGGAATCGGTATATGTCCAATATGGTTAGTGGTGTTGGCTAAAGTTAAAGAAAACGATCGCGGGAAGAAGATGGGGATTGTATATTTTGGATGGCTCCTAGGATTAGGTTCTGGAGTCATTTTCATGAATTACATCCTTCAATATAACTATGGTTTAACTTATTGGTTAATGCCATTTATCATCTTAATAGCTTGGTTATTCTATATTTTCAGTAACCATGGAAATAATGTTAAGCACAGGAATACAATAAAACGCCAATATTTCGTTACTTTAAAATTATTGAAAAATAGCAAGATAGTTTTTCCAGGGATTATAATGCAAAGCGTCGCCATGGGAATGCTTATTCCGATTTTACCTTCATTCATGTTAAAAGAGTTGGACTTAACACAATCACAATATTCTTTGTTAATGTTAATTGGTGGGGGAATAGCTATTTTGGCTATTGTTCCTATGGGAAAAGTAGTTGATAAAACCAATAAAAAACTCTCTTTTATTATTGGTTTGAGTATACTAGGTGTATTGCTCCATTTACTAACCCTCAAGCCGGATTTTTTCTATGTAATAGTAGCTGTAGCATTGATTGGATTATTTTATGCACTTCTCTTGCCATCATGGAATTCCTTTTTGGCTGAGCATATTCCAACTACAATAAAAGAAGGTGGTTGGGGCGTTTTTTCATCCGTTCAGGGAATAGGAGTTATGGTTGGACCAGCCTTAGGAAGTTTGTTTGCATTCCAAGACAAATCATCCACCACCTTAACGGCAAGTGCTATATTATTAATACTTAGTGCTGCTCTTTATTGCATCTACTTTTTGCATCGGGCTTGGAGCCAGTCCCCCGCATTATTAAAGCGTTAA
- a CDS encoding phospholipase D-like domain-containing protein: MRKGLNLSIIFGLVLAFFAPVIDQDNQVYAVAAGDVAINEIAWMGTTNSYNDEWVELYNNSNQALDLTNWTLNASDGTPAITLSGTISAGGYYLLERTSDDTVPGITADIIYTGALGNSSESLELRDSSGTLIDYVDAWYAGDNTSKATMERTDPFVSGTTTSNWNTSTNDYGYGYGTPIAHNSNSTSGGEAGTGSGCTDTTESITNVSESLGAINVYFNKCADTSYATSGNEANYNVNLETKLIERLNQATTSIDFATYEINLPGIVDTLISKAAQGVDVRVIADAKDTTDPNYADRFKTMRLYVEKMVRGQDGTVGTADDIYVFSDSPHFAVEDSTSRINFGLPSTPNDFPNVKVTVGSTSESGYLLVDAEEKSVGTYYSPGTQMHNKFAVIDDQWVFTGSWNFTVTGLYGSETNMEQGILGGNQQHVVEINWPNLAENFEIEFNEMWGSTGLTPDKANSNFNTRKTDNTTHIFDVNGTSVELYFSTGDDAVGRMREFVKYDADINTYFSIFAWSDQGLVDELKYLWEGSYNDLEGTLTGFDVKGVFDESFWNQWWSGSVDMTGRTASQESTNNPNTRWNNPAPVYQDNEDRKLHSKTMLVDADTTSDPTVIVGSTNWSDNGNNVNDENLLFIHDPAITNQFVQEFSVRYELAGGTY; encoded by the coding sequence ATGAGAAAAGGCTTAAATCTTTCAATAATCTTTGGTCTTGTTCTAGCTTTTTTTGCACCAGTAATTGACCAAGATAATCAAGTGTATGCCGTTGCTGCTGGTGATGTTGCTATTAATGAAATTGCTTGGATGGGAACAACAAATAGTTATAATGACGAATGGGTGGAACTGTATAACAATTCTAATCAAGCACTTGATCTTACAAATTGGACGTTAAATGCATCAGATGGAACGCCAGCTATTACTTTATCAGGAACTATTTCCGCTGGGGGATATTATTTATTAGAAAGAACTAGTGATGACACCGTTCCAGGTATTACTGCTGATATTATATACACAGGAGCATTAGGGAATTCATCTGAATCTCTTGAACTGCGTGATAGTAGTGGCACATTAATAGATTATGTAGATGCTTGGTATGCTGGAGATAATACATCAAAGGCAACAATGGAGAGAACGGATCCATTTGTTAGTGGAACGACTACATCAAATTGGAATACTTCGACAAATGACTATGGATATGGCTATGGAACACCTATAGCGCATAACTCTAATAGTACTTCTGGTGGGGAAGCTGGTACTGGCTCAGGGTGCACTGATACAACAGAAAGTATAACCAATGTTTCTGAATCACTAGGTGCAATTAACGTTTACTTTAATAAATGTGCGGATACTTCCTATGCAACATCAGGAAATGAAGCAAATTATAATGTTAATTTAGAAACTAAATTAATTGAACGATTAAATCAAGCGACAACCAGCATTGATTTTGCAACATATGAAATTAACTTACCTGGTATCGTTGATACATTAATTTCAAAAGCAGCACAGGGTGTTGATGTTCGTGTAATTGCAGATGCAAAGGATACAACGGACCCCAACTACGCAGACCGTTTTAAAACAATGCGTTTATATGTAGAAAAAATGGTTCGTGGACAAGATGGAACTGTAGGAACTGCAGATGATATTTATGTATTCTCTGATTCTCCACATTTTGCTGTAGAAGATAGTACATCTAGAATAAATTTTGGCTTACCATCTACACCTAATGATTTTCCAAATGTTAAAGTTACAGTTGGAAGCACTAGCGAATCGGGATATCTATTAGTAGATGCAGAAGAAAAAAGTGTGGGGACCTACTACAGTCCAGGAACTCAAATGCATAATAAGTTTGCTGTTATTGATGATCAGTGGGTATTTACTGGAAGCTGGAATTTCACAGTAACTGGATTATATGGCTCTGAAACAAATATGGAACAGGGGATTCTTGGCGGAAACCAGCAGCATGTAGTAGAAATCAACTGGCCAAATCTTGCAGAAAACTTTGAAATAGAATTTAATGAAATGTGGGGAAGTACAGGATTAACCCCTGATAAAGCAAATTCAAACTTTAATACGCGTAAAACTGATAATACAACACATATATTTGATGTGAACGGTACATCAGTAGAGCTTTATTTCTCAACTGGTGATGATGCGGTTGGTAGAATGCGAGAGTTTGTAAAATATGATGCGGATATTAATACGTACTTTTCTATATTTGCTTGGAGTGATCAAGGCTTAGTTGATGAGTTAAAGTATTTATGGGAAGGTTCTTATAATGATTTAGAAGGTACGTTAACTGGCTTTGATGTAAAGGGTGTTTTCGATGAAAGCTTCTGGAACCAATGGTGGTCTGGAAGTGTGGATATGACTGGCCGTACTGCTTCACAAGAGAGCACGAATAATCCAAATACTCGTTGGAATAACCCTGCACCAGTATATCAAGATAATGAAGATCGTAAGCTTCATAGTAAAACAATGTTAGTAGATGCAGATACAACTAGTGATCCAACAGTTATTGTAGGATCAACAAATTGGAGTGACAATGGGAATAACGTAAATGATGAAAACTTGCTATTTATCCATGATCCAGCTATCACAAATCAATTTGTACAGGAGTTTTCTGTTAGGTACGAATTAGCTGGAGGCACTTACTAA
- a CDS encoding sulfite oxidase, with translation MRENKIIPYLSTKKLYPENQESPIHFLDNGQTPIHYFYRRNHFAYPILNPLRFGVEISGQVSQPRFFNLNELLSMPRKSLLIPLECSGNKRAKFTPEVFGEQWQDGAISQGKWTGVSLTYLLELVGLTPNALEVLFQGSDYGNKPGKLEKFHFERSLPLEKALHPDTIIAFQYNDNPISFKHGYPLRLIVPNWYAMASVKWLNRIKVIDHHFTGPFQTEDYVYYPDKDSDVGQFPVTTINVNSIIQQPLDLAILETGTHTIQGIAWSGLGPISEVELSFDQSETWIKASLHPLSNQKYAWSRWSYEWKVSQKGEYTIYVRARDSIGRVQPITPFWNRKGYGYNAVSHIKVKVN, from the coding sequence ATGAGAGAGAATAAGATAATTCCATATTTATCAACGAAAAAGCTTTATCCAGAAAACCAAGAATCCCCCATTCACTTTCTAGACAACGGGCAGACTCCCATTCATTATTTTTATAGAAGGAATCATTTTGCCTACCCTATTCTAAACCCTTTGCGTTTTGGAGTGGAAATTTCAGGGCAAGTTTCCCAACCTCGTTTTTTTAATTTAAACGAGCTTCTTTCCATGCCTAGAAAATCATTGTTAATCCCCTTAGAATGTTCGGGAAATAAGCGAGCGAAATTCACCCCTGAAGTCTTTGGTGAGCAATGGCAAGATGGTGCGATTAGCCAAGGGAAATGGACTGGAGTATCCTTAACTTATCTTCTAGAACTTGTTGGACTGACTCCAAATGCGCTTGAAGTGCTATTTCAAGGTTCCGATTATGGTAACAAACCAGGTAAGCTAGAAAAATTCCACTTCGAGAGAAGCCTACCCTTAGAAAAGGCATTACACCCTGACACAATCATCGCTTTTCAATATAATGATAATCCTATTTCTTTTAAACACGGTTATCCATTACGCTTAATTGTTCCGAATTGGTATGCTATGGCTTCTGTAAAATGGCTAAACCGAATAAAGGTAATCGATCATCATTTTACTGGACCCTTTCAAACAGAGGATTATGTCTATTATCCTGATAAAGACTCTGACGTAGGTCAATTCCCTGTTACCACTATAAATGTAAACTCCATCATACAACAGCCGTTAGATTTAGCTATATTAGAAACTGGTACACACACAATTCAAGGAATCGCTTGGTCAGGACTTGGACCAATTTCAGAAGTGGAATTAAGTTTTGATCAAAGTGAAACCTGGATAAAAGCTTCTCTTCACCCATTATCAAATCAGAAATATGCTTGGTCAAGATGGTCTTATGAGTGGAAAGTAAGTCAAAAAGGTGAATATACAATATACGTTCGTGCCAGGGATTCAATTGGTAGAGTGCAACCTATAACTCCATTTTGGAATCGAAAAGGCTATGGATATAATGCCGTTTCACATATTAAGGTAAAGGTTAACTAA
- a CDS encoding response regulator transcription factor — protein sequence MNKRVLVVDDEQQIRETISNFLVKEGYSVFEAENGDAALRCLKDQKLDIILLDIMMPETDGYQVLREIRAYSKHLPVIMLTAKTDELDKLLGLELGADDYITKPFSIREVVARMKAVWRRTSAQEADEKGEIITRGPIEIDMDTYTVTVNDEKVNLTPTEFKILHTLAAKPGRVYSRLQLMNIAIGEEYVNYERSIDTHVSNLRKKLKVNSNIPDYIHTVYGIGYRFGD from the coding sequence ATGAACAAGCGTGTATTAGTTGTAGATGATGAACAGCAAATTCGAGAAACAATATCTAATTTCTTAGTTAAAGAAGGATATTCTGTGTTTGAAGCAGAAAATGGGGATGCTGCATTACGCTGTTTGAAAGATCAGAAGCTAGATATAATTCTTCTAGATATCATGATGCCAGAAACAGATGGTTATCAGGTGTTACGTGAAATTCGGGCATATTCTAAGCATTTGCCTGTTATCATGCTTACAGCCAAAACGGATGAGTTAGACAAACTATTAGGATTGGAACTTGGAGCGGATGATTATATAACAAAGCCTTTTAGCATTCGAGAAGTGGTTGCCCGTATGAAAGCTGTGTGGAGAAGGACATCTGCACAAGAGGCAGATGAAAAGGGAGAAATTATTACACGAGGTCCCATAGAAATAGATATGGATACTTATACTGTTACTGTGAACGATGAAAAAGTTAATTTAACACCAACTGAATTTAAAATACTCCATACGTTAGCAGCAAAACCTGGAAGAGTATATTCTCGCTTACAATTAATGAACATCGCTATAGGGGAAGAGTACGTGAACTATGAGCGCTCAATTGATACTCATGTGAGCAATTTAAGAAAGAAATTAAAAGTAAATTCCAATATCCCTGACTATATCCATACTGTGTATGGAATCGGATATCGTTTTGGAGATTAA
- a CDS encoding ATP-binding protein produces the protein MKLKWKIVIGFTVVVIIIGVFQGIYFQYKIEQKFEEYILETESEKITPLKNDLLESFDYYGEWRNPEEILYYYQTSTMGMGQNRMRQGMGMNSAHYSLANKDGVVIASTMEHMVGELESDLTGMKESLILNGIKIGSLIISEPLNNRLMEIQNQYILTVKESIFYGTLLMVVTAALLAFVLAAKMTRPLHYLMSSIEKISKGEHDYRVKLKTNDEFEQLGYSFNNLLDQLEKNEKIRKMLVDDVAHELRTPLTILRGKLESIQEGALEPSEETILRLHDEVYRLSRLVNELQQLSLTDAGILPLNKIKTNIGELIERVMEQLQWLADEKGITLYFDKPSTPCILSVDQDKMTQVFINLIGNALQHTNENGKVNIFIGSAQNCYEIEISDDGPGIEEEHLQYIFERFYRTEKSRTRSGGQGLGLSIAKGYVEAHGGKIRVTSKKSIGTTFTIFLPKEK, from the coding sequence ATGAAACTCAAATGGAAAATCGTCATTGGATTTACAGTTGTTGTTATTATTATAGGAGTTTTTCAAGGGATTTATTTTCAATATAAAATAGAGCAAAAATTTGAGGAATATATTCTTGAAACGGAAAGTGAAAAAATAACGCCCTTAAAAAATGATCTGCTAGAATCCTTTGATTATTATGGGGAATGGAGAAATCCAGAGGAAATATTATACTATTATCAAACCTCAACCATGGGAATGGGGCAAAATAGGATGCGCCAAGGAATGGGGATGAATTCGGCTCATTATAGTCTTGCTAATAAAGATGGGGTTGTTATTGCTTCGACGATGGAGCATATGGTTGGTGAACTTGAGTCTGACTTAACGGGCATGAAGGAAAGTCTTATTCTAAATGGAATAAAGATTGGTTCTCTTATCATTTCAGAACCTCTAAATAACCGGCTGATGGAAATTCAGAATCAATATATACTGACAGTAAAAGAGTCCATTTTTTATGGGACATTACTTATGGTTGTTACAGCGGCACTATTAGCGTTTGTATTGGCAGCTAAGATGACTCGGCCTCTTCATTATCTAATGAGTAGTATAGAGAAGATATCAAAGGGAGAACACGATTATCGAGTCAAATTAAAAACAAATGATGAGTTTGAACAGCTTGGATATTCTTTCAATAATTTGCTAGATCAACTTGAAAAAAATGAAAAAATAAGAAAGATGCTAGTTGATGATGTTGCCCATGAATTGCGTACACCTCTTACTATCCTAAGAGGAAAACTTGAGTCTATTCAAGAGGGAGCATTAGAGCCTTCTGAAGAAACAATTCTAAGATTACATGATGAAGTGTATCGCCTGTCTCGATTAGTAAACGAACTCCAACAACTAAGCTTAACTGATGCAGGAATACTCCCTTTAAATAAAATCAAGACAAATATAGGTGAACTTATTGAAAGGGTTATGGAGCAACTTCAGTGGCTGGCTGATGAAAAAGGAATAACTCTCTATTTCGACAAGCCTTCGACACCCTGTATTCTTTCAGTTGATCAGGATAAAATGACTCAAGTTTTTATCAATTTAATAGGGAATGCCCTTCAGCATACTAATGAAAATGGAAAAGTGAATATATTTATTGGCAGTGCACAAAATTGTTATGAGATTGAAATAAGTGATGACGGTCCAGGTATAGAGGAAGAACATCTTCAATATATATTTGAACGTTTTTATCGAACTGAAAAATCTAGAACGAGAAGTGGAGGGCAAGGACTCGGATTATCAATTGCTAAAGGCTATGTGGAAGCCCATGGTGGAAAAATTAGAGTAACTAGCAAGAAAAGCATTGGAACTACTTTTACTATTTTTCTTCCTAAAGAAAAATAA